One Arcobacter sp. FWKO B genomic window, AATTGCTGGACTTTTAAAAGAAAAATTTAATTTAAAAAATTTTATAAAATCACTTGTCGATTTAAATAAACAACTTGGAGAATGTAGAATTATAGCTACAGCAAGAGATTCTTATTGGAATAAAGAAAAAGATACAATTAATCAAACATATGTTGATATAAAGTATTTATTTGGTTTTGATGATGATAATGTAAATAAATATTTAGAAAAAAGATTTGGAAAAGATGTTAAAGAAAAATATATACAAAAAGTAAATTTACTATTAAAAGATATAATTGATAAAAAAACTAAACAATATTTACCATTTTATGTAAATTTGATTGCTGGAGTCATTGAAACAAATGATGATATAAATAGTCTAAAAATTAATCATTCCATAAAAGAATATTATCATAATGGAGAAATATTAGATTTCTTAATCTACAGTATATTAAATAGAGAGATCGTTAGGCATAGTTTTAACATTAATGTTGGCTCATTTATTGAAATATTCTTAGAACTAGTTGCAAATCATGGTAATAGTAATACGATTAATAAAGAAGCTATCAGTGGAATATTAAATTTATATTTTAATGATGAAAATATTGCAGATAAATTTATGTTAAATCCTTTGTTGCAAGAACAGAATGGAATTATAAAGTTTAGATATGATTTCCTTTATAATTACTTTATGGTTTTATATTTTATTAAATCTTTAAAAACACATCAAATTGACAATGATTTTATAAAAATATTTTGTCATTTATATGATGGGGATAACTTACTTTTTGAAGATACTGTTAAGTTTTTTAAGAAAAATAATTCTTTCGAAGATTTAAAAATTAGTCATAATAAATTAATAACAAAATATAAAGAAGAAACTAATAAATCAACGAAGTTAAAATTAGAAAAATCAATAAGTTCTTTACTTTACCTTATTCAAAAAGTTGCTGGGAATAATTTATCTCAAGACAAAAGAATAAATTATATTACAGATTTATATACAAAAGAAATTCGTTATATTTTTATATGGGGTGAGTTTTATCCAATTAATTTATCTGGAATTAAGATTTATAATTCAAAATTCATAAATTATAATAATTTATGTAATAGTACTGTTGATGAGAATACAAAATTTTATTATTCTGATATTTCTTTAAGCGATGATATTGAAAATTCTACAAATATTAGTAAAAATATATTTGATTCTACCTGTACATTAAATAACAAAATAAACGAAATTCTAAACACTTTTGACGATAATGAAAGTTCTAAAGAAGAAATAATTAAAACAGAATTAAAAAGAGTATTTAACCACTTTTTTGGGAATGGATATTTTGAAAATAGAAAAAAAGATGGATGTAATAATTTTGGTAAAAAAATATATATGAAAGATAATTTAATAACTTTTTTATTAAAAGAAAATGTTCTTTGTGATTATGATTCTAGAAGGTATTCAATCACAGAAAACTTTCAACCAATAGTTAGTGATTTTATAAAGAATAATAATGATATTAAACTCAGAAATCTAATTGACAAATTAATGAATAATTCTAAAGTAACAACAAAATTAAAAAAAGACTAATATGAACATATCTAAAATCTCTCTACACCAAAAGTATTCAATGCCCAAAAGCACTTTGGTTTAAAAAATATAAGCAGAGTGTATTAACATCACCTGATGAATCAGCTCAGGCTATATTTGTTACTGGAAAGATAGTAGGAGATTGTGCATGTCAGCTTTTTCCAGTTGGAAAAGAAGTAGTATACACTACAAATTATGAGGAAATAATATCTACTACAAAAAACCACTTATTAGTTTTCAAGGAACAAAATGGATAAAACGAACTATTTAAAAACATTAAAATATTGGCATCTTCAAGAATTTTTACTACCCCAAGAGTTAGATGAGCCAAAAAAGATAAATGGAAAAACTCCTACTATAAAAGCTTTTAAAGGGAATTATAGTGGAGTGATAAATTGGATTTATGAATGTCAAAGGGATAATAGTGATAGTTACTTTTGGGAGTTTACTCTTTATGGCGGAATCTATATAGTAGAAAATATAAAAGAGAAGCTAGTTGATATTTTTAAAGTAAAGAGTGATGTGGAAGAAAGAGTACAAAAAGGTCAAGCTGCATCTTTTTTGATAAAGGTTGATAAAGATTTAAAAATAGTAGAAAATTCTTTTCAGTTATCAACTGCTCCTTGGGCTATAAAAGAGTTTAGAAAGAAGAATATAGCTTTAGAATATACAGAGTTTCAGAATTTACTTTCAACTAAGATAGCAGATGAATTAGATGAGAATTGTATAAATAAGGTATTAAATGAAAATATATTAAGTAGATTAAATGATTTTATACATAAAGATATTTTAGAGTCATGCTTAGAAATAGAAGCCAATACATATCAGGTAATAGCTGTTAGAAAGAAAAAAAACTCTTCGAGTGATACAAAAGATGAACTAAATATGTTAAATAGCTTTTATATTGAGGATCTAGATAAAGCTCTGGGTCTAAATGATTCTAAAAGTTTACTTTATAAGTATTTATCAAAAAATGTAAATAAAGAAGTAAACTCAAAAGTTGATTTACAAAAAGATATAGAGTTTATGTATGATGTTTTATCTCCAGAAAATTTTCCTGAGGCTTGTTGGCCTGAGAAAGAGAAATTTTCTTTAGTTTTTAGTCAACAGTTTGCTGTAAATTCTATATATAAAAGACTTCAAAACAGTAGTGATATTTATGCTGTCAATGGACCACCAGGAACAGGAAAAACCACAATGCTTAGAGATGTGATTGCTATGGTTGTAACTCAAAGGGCAAAGCAATTACTAAAATATGGTTTTTCAGATCAAACTAAAAAAATTTGGAAAACAAATGATTATCAAAGAAGTTGTTATCCTTTGCAAGAACAGTTGTTAGGTTATGAGATGGTTGTCGCTTCTAGTAATAATGGAGCGGTAGAAAATGTTACAATGGAGATACCATCACTAAAAAGTATAGATCCTGAGTGGGCAAAAGAGATTGATTTTTTTAAAGAATATGGAGATTTACTTACAGGAGAAGAATCTTGGGGAAATGGTTCTGCATGTTTAGGTAACTCAAGCAACAAGAATAACTTTGTCTCTAAATTTTGGTATGATACGAAAGATAAAGATGATATTTCTTTTGAGGGGTTTCAAAAATATCTAAAAAAGAAAATTAGTGAAGATAGTACTATGTTAAAAGATAGATGGAACATAGCAAAAAAAGAGTTTGAAGATTCACTAGAAGATGTAGAAAAAATAAGAAAAGAAAAGATAAATATCAAAAATCAGCCAACAATTCTAAAAAATGAGATAGTAAAAATAGAAAGTACTATATCAAATATTAAACATGATATAAAAAAATATACTGAAATAGTAGCTAATTGTGAGAAAACTATAATATCTCTTAAAGATACAATAAATGAACATATAAAAAGTATAGATATCTTGGAAGGACAAAAAGAAGAGTTCAATGAAGGTATTAAAGAACTTAGATTAAGTATAGAAAAAAAAGATTTAGAGATAGAAAAACATAATCAAAAGAGACCAAATTTTTTGGAGATGTTATTAGATTTACTTTTTTCAAAAGGAACAAGAAGTAAAAGGTGGAATAGTGAACTTATATCTTTAGAAGAAGAGGTTGATTCCTTAAAAAACACCATTAAAGAGGTAAAAAATAAATTAGATAAAAAAGAAAAGAATATTAAAGATATACAAAAAAATATAGAGGTTTGTAAAAACAATATCTTAAAAATAAACGAAGATATGGCAAAATATAATATTAGACTAAAGCCTCTTTTTAATGAGCTTAGTACTAAAGAAGGGCATTTACAAAAAGTAGTTTTTGAACTAGTAGAAGCAGAAAAGTT contains:
- a CDS encoding NACHT domain-containing protein gives rise to the protein MSNLYLKYIDSDAIHFELNNKNIFNLSILSGNILLIIDGLDEIAGLLKEKFNLKNFIKSLVDLNKQLGECRIIATARDSYWNKEKDTINQTYVDIKYLFGFDDDNVNKYLEKRFGKDVKEKYIQKVNLLLKDIIDKKTKQYLPFYVNLIAGVIETNDDINSLKINHSIKEYYHNGEILDFLIYSILNREIVRHSFNINVGSFIEIFLELVANHGNSNTINKEAISGILNLYFNDENIADKFMLNPLLQEQNGIIKFRYDFLYNYFMVLYFIKSLKTHQIDNDFIKIFCHLYDGDNLLFEDTVKFFKKNNSFEDLKISHNKLITKYKEETNKSTKLKLEKSISSLLYLIQKVAGNNLSQDKRINYITDLYTKEIRYIFIWGEFYPINLSGIKIYNSKFINYNNLCNSTVDENTKFYYSDISLSDDIENSTNISKNIFDSTCTLNNKINEILNTFDDNESSKEEIIKTELKRVFNHFFGNGYFENRKKDGCNNFGKKIYMKDNLITFLLKENVLCDYDSRRYSITENFQPIVSDFIKNNNDIKLRNLIDKLMNNSKVTTKLKKD
- a CDS encoding DEAD/DEAH box helicase; translated protein: MDKTNYLKTLKYWHLQEFLLPQELDEPKKINGKTPTIKAFKGNYSGVINWIYECQRDNSDSYFWEFTLYGGIYIVENIKEKLVDIFKVKSDVEERVQKGQAASFLIKVDKDLKIVENSFQLSTAPWAIKEFRKKNIALEYTEFQNLLSTKIADELDENCINKVLNENILSRLNDFIHKDILESCLEIEANTYQVIAVRKKKNSSSDTKDELNMLNSFYIEDLDKALGLNDSKSLLYKYLSKNVNKEVNSKVDLQKDIEFMYDVLSPENFPEACWPEKEKFSLVFSQQFAVNSIYKRLQNSSDIYAVNGPPGTGKTTMLRDVIAMVVTQRAKQLLKYGFSDQTKKIWKTNDYQRSCYPLQEQLLGYEMVVASSNNGAVENVTMEIPSLKSIDPEWAKEIDFFKEYGDLLTGEESWGNGSACLGNSSNKNNFVSKFWYDTKDKDDISFEGFQKYLKKKISEDSTMLKDRWNIAKKEFEDSLEDVEKIRKEKINIKNQPTILKNEIVKIESTISNIKHDIKKYTEIVANCEKTIISLKDTINEHIKSIDILEGQKEEFNEGIKELRLSIEKKDLEIEKHNQKRPNFLEMLLDLLFSKGTRSKRWNSELISLEEEVDSLKNTIKEVKNKLDKKEKNIKDIQKNIEVCKNNILKINEDMAKYNIRLKPLFNELSTKEGHLQKVVFELVEAEKLKYQNEKRSNDIDEREKSSPWMDEELQSARAKVFVKALNLHRAFIDLNAKKIQTNLLSLMDILSGGVNQNSEFKDEIIHLWATLFLCIPVVSTTFASFGRLFSHFNNKEIGWLLIDEAGQAPASAAVGAIIRSKRCIAVGDPLQLEPIIGLSTSVQDTLRKICNASDESLSGHTSVQKQFDFCEIYGIYLEGNSEDKIWVGSPLKVHRRCQSPMFEISNTTTYNGMMVHGKSNKNDSILPESQWIDAKSSSSNGHWIDEEGEVVKKWLIDLQFYGVEPNEIYVISPFRDVVYGLKNKLGKTGLVTKDQIGTIHTVQGKEARVVFLVLGSDPKNDGARVWASSKPNLLNVAATRAKERFYIVGNKDNWGDKPYFREANNLLQRNTIK